From Salinicoccus roseus, one genomic window encodes:
- a CDS encoding HU family DNA-binding protein, whose product MNKTDLINAVSDQADLTKKEAGAAVDAVFDTIQESLKNGEKVQLIGFGNFEVRERSARKGRNPQSGEEIEIAASKVPAFKAGKALKDAVK is encoded by the coding sequence ATGAACAAAACAGATTTGATCAATGCTGTCAGTGACCAAGCTGACCTCACGAAAAAAGAAGCAGGTGCTGCTGTCGATGCAGTATTTGACACTATTCAGGAATCATTGAAAAATGGTGAAAAAGTACAACTGATTGGTTTCGGTAACTTCGAGGTACGTGAACGTTCAGCAAGAAAAGGACGTAATCCACAATCTGGAGAAGAAATTGAAATTGCAGCATCAAAAGTCCCTGCATTCAAAGCAGGCAAAGCACTTAAAGATGCGGTAAAATAA
- a CDS encoding DUF2768 family protein — MDLMWISFYSLGAMALAAVLIYVARYKISSRIISIIVSMVAWALLIIAFLLMIPVLGGSSHA; from the coding sequence ATGGATTTAATGTGGATATCGTTCTATTCATTGGGGGCAATGGCCCTTGCTGCCGTACTCATCTATGTGGCACGGTACAAGATATCATCCAGGATCATCAGTATCATCGTGTCAATGGTCGCCTGGGCGCTCCTCATCATTGCATTCCTGCTGATGATTCCTGTACTGGGGGGCAGCAGCCATGCGTAG
- a CDS encoding asparaginase, producing the protein MHKKILAIHTGGTISMSSEEGLITSGEDNPVKIDRAEDLGIHLEETYPVKKPSPHMTLDDMIEIRDIIRREAARYDGFVITHGTDTLEETAYFLDLTLDIPQPVVITGAMRSFNEIGSDGMYNYLSSLRAAMDEQSASRGVLVVFNDEIHTARNVTKTHTSNIATFQSPNHGPIGILTKDDIHYHHQVRIQDQFDRADSTRKVGLIKAHADLDGTFFEALVENGYDGLVIEALGQGNLPPSALGGLQKVLDAGISTVLVSRSFNGIVGSYYDYEGGGHDLKNRGVIFSNGLNGQKARIKLLLALCNALDGEALEEVFQH; encoded by the coding sequence ATGCATAAGAAAATTTTGGCGATTCATACAGGGGGGACGATCAGCATGTCCTCAGAAGAAGGGCTGATCACTTCAGGAGAAGATAATCCGGTGAAGATAGACCGTGCAGAGGATCTCGGCATCCATCTGGAGGAGACCTACCCTGTGAAGAAGCCCTCTCCTCATATGACCCTGGACGATATGATCGAAATCAGGGACATCATCCGCCGGGAGGCTGCGCGATATGACGGCTTCGTCATCACCCATGGCACGGACACGCTTGAGGAGACTGCCTATTTCCTCGACCTGACACTCGATATCCCTCAGCCTGTGGTGATTACAGGGGCGATGCGGTCATTCAATGAAATCGGCTCCGACGGCATGTACAACTACCTGTCCAGCCTGCGTGCGGCAATGGATGAGCAGTCAGCTTCAAGAGGCGTCCTGGTCGTCTTCAACGACGAAATACATACGGCAAGGAACGTCACCAAGACACATACTTCGAATATAGCAACCTTCCAGAGCCCGAACCATGGACCGATCGGCATCCTGACGAAGGATGACATCCACTATCACCATCAGGTGCGCATCCAGGACCAGTTCGACCGTGCTGATTCCACGAGGAAAGTGGGGCTGATCAAAGCCCATGCAGATCTCGATGGAACCTTCTTCGAGGCGCTGGTCGAGAACGGATACGATGGACTCGTGATCGAGGCACTGGGACAGGGGAACCTCCCGCCAAGCGCCCTCGGCGGGCTGCAGAAGGTACTCGATGCAGGGATCAGCACCGTGCTCGTTTCACGCTCCTTCAATGGCATCGTCGGCAGCTATTATGATTACGAAGGCGGGGGTCATGACCTCAAAAACAGGGGAGTGATCTTCTCCAACGGCCTGAATGGCCAGAAGGCAAGGATCAAACTGCTTCTGGCATTATGCAACGCGCTCGACGGGGAGGCTCTGGAGGAAGTCTTCCAGCATTAG
- a CDS encoding NAD(P)H-dependent glycerol-3-phosphate dehydrogenase, which yields MKITVVGTGSFGTSLAMVLVDNNHDVRIYGRNEDVVKEINEKHTNNRYLKDVTLPDSIRAISNLEEGVSHAEILVLAVPVKAVRSVTKDINALLKRLHKKVLIVHVAKGLELDTHLRVSEVIAEETTEDTVQDICVLSGPSHAEEVAKRSPTTVSTASLKPESAKIIQDVFMNKYFRVYHNDDMIGVEIGGALKNIIALAIGLLHGLDFGDNAKAAIITRGLQEIARLGTRMGANPLTFLGLTGMGDLIVTATSMHSRNYRCGIMLAEGRTIEEAQQEMGMVVEGVNTTRAAYELAAQYDVEMPITKVLYQYLFEDISEEEAFYALMMREKTGETDELKEVLEKQYKDWTRE from the coding sequence ATGAAAATTACAGTGGTCGGAACCGGGAGCTTCGGTACGAGCCTGGCGATGGTGCTTGTCGACAATAATCATGACGTGCGCATCTATGGCAGAAATGAAGATGTAGTCAAGGAGATCAATGAGAAGCATACTAACAACAGATATTTGAAGGATGTGACCCTTCCTGACAGCATCAGAGCGATATCCAACCTCGAAGAAGGGGTCAGCCATGCCGAAATCCTGGTACTTGCCGTGCCAGTCAAAGCGGTAAGGAGTGTGACGAAGGACATCAATGCACTTTTGAAGCGCCTTCATAAGAAAGTGCTGATCGTCCACGTCGCAAAGGGGCTGGAACTCGACACACATCTGAGGGTTTCCGAGGTCATTGCTGAAGAGACGACCGAGGATACCGTGCAGGACATCTGTGTCCTCAGCGGCCCGAGTCACGCCGAAGAGGTTGCGAAAAGATCTCCAACGACGGTAAGCACAGCTTCGCTCAAGCCTGAAAGTGCAAAAATCATACAGGATGTCTTCATGAACAAGTATTTCCGCGTCTATCATAACGATGATATGATCGGTGTGGAAATCGGCGGTGCATTGAAGAATATCATCGCGTTGGCCATCGGCCTCCTGCACGGCCTGGATTTCGGAGATAATGCAAAGGCGGCGATCATTACGCGCGGCCTTCAGGAGATTGCACGCCTTGGTACACGCATGGGCGCCAACCCGCTCACATTCCTCGGACTTACAGGAATGGGGGACCTCATCGTCACTGCAACAAGCATGCATTCCAGGAACTACCGCTGCGGCATCATGCTTGCAGAGGGCAGGACCATAGAAGAAGCACAGCAGGAGATGGGCATGGTGGTCGAAGGCGTCAACACCACGCGTGCGGCATATGAGCTTGCAGCGCAATATGATGTTGAGATGCCGATTACGAAAGTGCTCTACCAGTATCTTTTCGAAGACATCAGTGAAGAAGAGGCATTCTATGCCCTGATGATGCGTGAAAAGACTGGGGAAACCGATGAACTGAAGGAAGTTCTGGAGAAACAATATAAAGATTGGACTAGAGAGTGA
- the rpsA gene encoding 30S ribosomal protein S1 codes for MTTENILNEENNEENNGEQVNEEVNTSEEAESNTSSEFEIGDTVRGTVYKIEDKFVKAHIEDSDFEGIVPISQLTNKRIERPEEIVSEEDTIEGVVIKVENEEDRKNVIFSIRKLDETNAYDTLQSAKDNDETITGTVMEVVKAGLVVDVGVRGFIPASLLSDAYIEDLDQFEGQELEVKVEDIEPEKNRVILNRKRIVEAEKAEERKKQLENLEAGSIVEGEVVRITTFGAFINLGEVDGLAHISELDYSRVEKVEDAVNIGDKVQVKILDVDPEQERISLSLKQAQESPFSTFVNEHSEGDVLEGTVKRLVDFGAFVEVTPGVEGLVHVSEISHEHVATPSDVLKEGQTVTVKILSLNEDSEKVSLSIKETTERPSREEQAKVYRDDSDDEGPTLGDVFGDRFRDLDI; via the coding sequence ATGACGACAGAAAATATTTTGAACGAAGAGAACAACGAAGAGAACAACGGGGAACAGGTGAACGAGGAAGTGAACACTTCCGAAGAGGCGGAATCAAATACTTCTAGCGAATTTGAAATCGGTGATACCGTAAGGGGCACCGTCTACAAGATAGAAGACAAATTTGTAAAAGCGCACATTGAAGATTCCGATTTTGAAGGTATCGTTCCAATCAGCCAACTCACCAACAAAAGGATCGAACGTCCTGAAGAGATTGTTTCTGAAGAAGATACAATCGAAGGTGTAGTCATCAAAGTCGAAAATGAAGAAGACCGCAAGAACGTCATCTTCTCCATCAGGAAGCTTGATGAAACCAACGCCTATGACACTCTGCAGTCCGCGAAGGATAACGACGAGACGATCACAGGTACAGTGATGGAAGTTGTAAAAGCAGGACTCGTAGTGGATGTGGGCGTCAGAGGATTCATTCCTGCTTCACTCCTGTCCGATGCGTACATCGAAGACCTCGACCAGTTTGAAGGACAGGAACTGGAAGTCAAGGTTGAAGACATCGAACCTGAAAAGAACCGCGTCATCCTCAACCGTAAACGCATCGTCGAAGCTGAAAAGGCGGAAGAGCGCAAGAAGCAGCTTGAAAACCTTGAAGCAGGCAGCATCGTTGAAGGTGAAGTTGTCCGCATCACTACTTTCGGCGCCTTCATCAACCTCGGTGAAGTCGATGGACTCGCTCACATCTCAGAGCTTGACTACAGCAGGGTCGAAAAAGTTGAAGATGCAGTGAACATCGGAGACAAGGTACAGGTTAAGATTCTCGATGTCGATCCTGAACAGGAACGCATCAGCCTTTCACTCAAACAGGCACAGGAAAGTCCTTTCAGTACATTCGTGAATGAACATTCAGAAGGCGATGTCCTTGAAGGCACGGTGAAAAGACTTGTGGACTTCGGTGCATTCGTCGAAGTGACACCAGGTGTCGAAGGGCTTGTACACGTATCCGAAATCAGCCACGAGCATGTTGCGACACCATCCGACGTGCTGAAAGAAGGACAGACTGTTACAGTGAAGATCCTCTCACTCAACGAGGACTCCGAAAAGGTATCCCTCTCCATCAAGGAAACTACCGAAAGACCATCCAGGGAAGAGCAGGCTAAAGTCTACCGGGATGATTCAGATGACGAAGGTCCGACACTCGGAGATGTATTCGGTGACCGTTTCAGGGATCTCGATATCTAG
- the aroB gene encoding 3-dehydroquinate synthase, translating to MEIRTSYAADNYTIHVDHGILESRLADYSADYDAVHFLVDRNVYQLYKDSVLSFIDSPIILEGGEASKSFDAFKHITESLLERGIQRHHLIVVVGGGAAGDAGGFAAATVLRGVDYIQVPTTLLAHDSSIGGKTAINSTHGKNLIGVFYRPKAVIYDLSLLETLPQDEVLSGFGEVFKHALLKDEETVRDLMAETRGEITLDAMKPFIISGIETKMHHVLNDEKESGIRKYLNLGHTLGHAIEYRYKMPHGIAVVLGLYFTMFLSNEVEGRKIFDLDHFRQYFIHHGYPIQKLKSIDEDEMMSLMGRDKKNQSRAATGFVLMKSIGQCHFIEIENTELKKYLSYLKESL from the coding sequence ATGGAAATACGGACGAGTTATGCTGCAGACAACTACACGATCCACGTGGATCACGGCATACTGGAAAGCCGGCTCGCCGATTATTCAGCGGATTACGATGCCGTCCACTTCCTTGTGGACCGCAATGTATATCAACTGTATAAGGACAGCGTGCTGTCTTTCATCGACAGTCCCATCATATTGGAAGGCGGCGAGGCATCGAAATCTTTCGATGCCTTCAAGCATATTACAGAGTCCCTGCTCGAAAGGGGCATCCAGAGGCATCACCTGATTGTCGTGGTCGGCGGTGGTGCAGCAGGTGATGCTGGCGGTTTTGCGGCAGCGACGGTACTGCGCGGCGTGGATTACATCCAGGTACCCACCACACTGCTTGCACATGACTCTTCAATCGGAGGCAAGACTGCCATCAACAGTACGCACGGCAAGAATCTGATCGGCGTATTCTACAGGCCGAAAGCGGTCATCTATGACCTCAGCCTCCTTGAGACGCTTCCGCAGGACGAAGTGCTCAGCGGCTTCGGTGAAGTGTTCAAGCATGCCCTCCTGAAAGACGAGGAGACCGTACGGGACCTGATGGCTGAAACACGTGGGGAGATTACCCTTGACGCCATGAAGCCATTCATCATCAGCGGCATAGAAACCAAGATGCATCATGTCCTGAATGATGAAAAGGAGTCGGGGATCAGAAAATACCTTAATCTTGGACACACTCTCGGCCATGCCATAGAATATAGATATAAAATGCCTCATGGCATCGCAGTCGTACTCGGACTCTATTTCACGATGTTCCTCTCAAACGAGGTGGAAGGGCGGAAAATATTCGACCTTGACCATTTCAGACAGTATTTCATCCATCATGGCTATCCGATCCAGAAATTGAAGTCCATCGATGAGGATGAAATGATGTCATTGATGGGAAGGGACAAGAAGAACCAGAGCCGTGCAGCGACCGGTTTTGTATTGATGAAATCCATCGGCCAGTG
- a CDS encoding lysophospholipid acyltransferase family protein encodes MFYSTIKAMVKRFYHARYKIRVIGEDRIPSEGPVIICSNHISELDPPLVAISVKREMAFFAKSELFRIPILGFLISRLNAFPVERGKGDRAALKKSVEVLKEGNMLLIFPEGSRNRSGTLKELQQGAGFMAVKSGAKVVPAAIKGNYDRKKGVTIVFGKPIDTAALVAEGRNRKEITERIREGINNLLISA; translated from the coding sequence ATGTTTTACAGCACAATTAAAGCAATGGTCAAAAGATTCTATCACGCAAGATACAAAATCAGGGTGATCGGCGAGGACAGGATCCCTTCCGAAGGGCCTGTAATAATTTGCAGCAACCACATTTCCGAGCTGGATCCGCCCCTCGTCGCGATCAGCGTAAAGAGGGAGATGGCATTCTTTGCGAAGTCCGAGCTCTTCAGGATACCAATCCTCGGCTTCCTGATCAGCCGCCTGAACGCTTTTCCTGTGGAACGCGGGAAGGGGGACAGGGCGGCATTGAAGAAATCCGTCGAAGTGCTGAAGGAAGGAAACATGCTGCTCATATTTCCGGAAGGCAGCCGGAACAGATCCGGCACATTGAAGGAGCTTCAGCAGGGAGCAGGCTTCATGGCAGTGAAATCCGGAGCAAAGGTGGTACCCGCGGCAATTAAAGGCAACTATGATAGGAAAAAAGGTGTTACAATAGTATTTGGCAAACCTATTGATACTGCCGCACTTGTGGCAGAGGGCAGAAACCGCAAGGAAATAACGGAAAGAATCAGGGAAGGCATCAACAATCTTCTTATTTCCGCATAA
- a CDS encoding polyprenyl synthetase family protein, whose product MKTVKQYLASDFEAVTGLIKEHLDPNEVLVNEKSYELFIAGGKKIRPTFTLLVGKLGEDDKFPDVLRASASLELIHMSSLVHDDIIDNSELRRGKSTVYYEHGYLQAVNTGNYLLSTSLSLVSTIEHHGLHESFSKAIREIIDGELFQLDHQFNAHQTMDDYYRKIYRKTALLIELSIKMGAYASNVDQKTLDVLLDYGYHIGMSFQIVDDCLDFIGNEETLGKPKFSDLENGHYTLPVLILRDEDPDFRRQLESFDGGKAQLDGLIDALLHSDAIDQAIAVSNSHIRKALEAIEGIEEPIRAYLQEIAEKLSNRLN is encoded by the coding sequence TTGAAGACGGTCAAGCAGTATCTCGCTTCAGACTTCGAGGCGGTCACGGGTCTCATAAAGGAGCACCTCGACCCGAATGAAGTGCTCGTCAATGAGAAGAGCTATGAACTTTTCATTGCAGGGGGCAAGAAGATCCGGCCCACCTTCACCCTGCTTGTCGGAAAGCTCGGTGAAGATGACAAGTTCCCCGATGTATTGAGGGCAAGTGCAAGCCTTGAACTTATACATATGTCAAGCCTTGTACATGACGACATCATCGACAACAGTGAACTGCGTCGGGGCAAATCGACGGTATACTATGAACATGGATATCTCCAGGCGGTCAATACCGGAAACTACCTTCTTTCGACATCCCTTTCGCTGGTGAGCACGATAGAACACCATGGACTCCACGAATCCTTTTCAAAAGCGATCCGGGAGATCATCGACGGTGAGCTGTTCCAGCTCGACCATCAGTTCAATGCGCACCAGACCATGGATGACTACTACAGGAAGATATACAGGAAGACGGCATTGCTGATCGAGCTCAGCATCAAGATGGGTGCCTATGCATCAAACGTCGATCAGAAGACGCTCGATGTCCTGTTGGATTACGGCTATCACATCGGCATGAGCTTCCAGATCGTCGATGACTGCCTGGATTTCATCGGCAACGAAGAGACACTCGGCAAACCCAAGTTTTCCGATTTGGAAAATGGACACTATACGCTGCCGGTGCTGATTCTGAGGGACGAAGATCCGGATTTCAGAAGGCAGCTGGAATCATTTGACGGCGGGAAGGCGCAGCTCGATGGTCTGATCGATGCGCTGCTCCATTCCGATGCAATCGACCAGGCAATCGCAGTCAGCAACTCCCATATCAGGAAAGCTCTGGAAGCCATTGAAGGGATTGAAGAGCCGATAAGGGCCTATCTGCAGGAAATTGCAGAAAAACTTTCAAATCGCCTGAATTAA
- the ndk gene encoding nucleoside-diphosphate kinase — MEKTFLMIKPDGVQRNLVGTIVSRLEDKGFKLAGAKLMQVSEDLAKTHYQEHEDKPFFGELVDFITSGPVFAMVLEGENVIDTARLVVGSTNPQQAAPGTIRGDFGLTVGKNIIHGSDSPESAEREISLFFDDSEILDYNLSNSAWIY; from the coding sequence ATGGAAAAAACATTTCTAATGATCAAACCGGACGGTGTCCAAAGAAACCTGGTAGGCACAATCGTGTCACGCCTTGAAGATAAAGGGTTCAAATTGGCGGGCGCCAAACTGATGCAGGTTTCAGAAGACCTGGCCAAAACACATTATCAGGAGCATGAGGACAAGCCTTTCTTCGGTGAACTTGTGGACTTCATCACTTCAGGTCCTGTCTTTGCCATGGTACTTGAAGGGGAGAATGTAATCGACACTGCACGTCTTGTCGTCGGTTCCACAAACCCTCAGCAGGCGGCTCCAGGAACCATCCGTGGAGACTTCGGACTTACTGTAGGCAAGAACATCATTCATGGTTCAGACTCCCCAGAGAGTGCAGAGCGTGAAATTTCACTTTTCTTCGATGACAGTGAAATCCTTGACTACAACTTGTCCAACAGTGCCTGGATCTACTAG
- the der gene encoding ribosome biogenesis GTPase Der: MYKPTIAVVGRPNVGKSTLFNRIIGERKAIVEDTPGVTRDRLYASGDWLNHEFNVIDTGGIEIKDEPFQEQIKMQAEIAILEADVILMITNGREGVTEDDLFVARILQKSKKPVVLAVNKIDNFEMRNEIYEFYNLGLGDPFPVSGSHGLGLGDVLDQAVEHFKSLEEEVEADDSIRVSLIGRPNVGKSSLVNAILGEERVIVSDIAGTTRDAIDTEYFYDDEHYTLVDTAGMRKRGKVYEATEKYSVLRANRAIERSDVVLVVLNGEEGIIEQDKRIAGLAHEAGRAVIIVVNKWDAVEKDDKTMKKFEDKIRREFQFLDYAPITFVSALNKSRLATLFPLIKLANDSHKKRVQSSTLNEVLVDSVSMNPTPTDKGRRLNIFYGTQVSVAPPTFVLFVNDVDLMHFSYRRYLENQMRKAFDFTGTPIHILSRKRN; encoded by the coding sequence ATGTACAAACCAACAATAGCCGTAGTAGGGAGACCGAATGTCGGCAAGTCCACTTTATTCAATCGCATCATCGGTGAAAGAAAAGCGATTGTTGAAGATACGCCGGGTGTCACACGGGATCGGCTCTATGCTTCGGGGGACTGGCTCAATCACGAATTCAATGTCATCGACACAGGTGGGATAGAAATAAAGGATGAGCCGTTTCAGGAACAGATAAAAATGCAGGCTGAAATCGCAATACTGGAAGCGGATGTCATCCTGATGATCACCAATGGCAGGGAAGGGGTTACAGAGGATGACCTTTTTGTTGCCCGGATTCTGCAGAAGTCCAAAAAACCGGTAGTGCTTGCTGTAAATAAGATCGACAATTTTGAAATGCGCAATGAAATATATGAATTCTATAATCTCGGCCTCGGGGATCCCTTCCCGGTATCCGGCTCCCACGGCCTCGGTCTCGGCGATGTGCTCGACCAGGCTGTTGAACACTTCAAATCCCTTGAGGAGGAAGTGGAAGCGGATGATTCGATCAGGGTATCGCTGATCGGCCGGCCGAATGTCGGAAAATCAAGTCTCGTCAATGCCATCCTTGGTGAAGAGCGGGTCATCGTATCGGATATCGCGGGTACAACACGGGACGCCATCGATACGGAATACTTCTATGATGATGAGCATTACACACTTGTCGACACCGCGGGCATGAGGAAACGGGGCAAAGTGTATGAAGCCACCGAAAAATATTCAGTACTGCGCGCAAACCGTGCGATTGAGCGGTCCGATGTCGTCCTAGTCGTCCTGAATGGTGAAGAGGGGATCATCGAACAGGACAAGCGGATTGCCGGCCTTGCCCATGAAGCCGGGCGTGCGGTGATAATCGTAGTGAACAAATGGGATGCTGTAGAAAAAGATGATAAGACGATGAAGAAGTTCGAGGATAAGATAAGAAGGGAATTCCAGTTCCTCGACTATGCCCCCATCACCTTCGTCTCCGCATTGAACAAGTCGCGTCTTGCGACACTCTTCCCACTGATCAAACTGGCGAACGACTCCCATAAGAAGCGTGTCCAGTCCAGCACATTGAACGAAGTCCTCGTGGACAGCGTGAGCATGAACCCGACACCTACTGACAAGGGGCGCAGGCTCAACATCTTCTATGGTACTCAAGTCAGTGTGGCGCCGCCGACATTCGTATTATTCGTCAACGATGTCGACCTGATGCACTTCAGCTACCGTAGATATCTGGAGAACCAGATGAGGAAAGCCTTTGATTTCACTGGCACACCAATACACATCCTTAGCAGGAAAAGGAATTAG
- the cmk gene encoding (d)CMP kinase: protein MKKKINIAIDGPAAAGKSTISRRVAKRMAYIYIDTGAMYRAVTLHAIRNGRGVIDQLDDLDIRFGADGTSIYLNGEDVSADIRSQEVTNNVSEISSLAEVRQYLVSMQRKIAEDKGVVMDGRDIGTTVLPEAELKVYMKASPEIRAKRRLKEEKERGTDIDLETLTDQIIRRDDLDMNREISPLVKAHDAVLLDTSHMSIPEVEEKIIRMAEDLLRED from the coding sequence ATGAAAAAGAAAATCAATATTGCAATTGATGGTCCTGCTGCAGCAGGCAAGAGTACGATTTCCAGGCGTGTGGCCAAAAGGATGGCCTACATATATATCGATACCGGTGCAATGTACCGGGCGGTCACACTCCATGCCATCAGGAACGGAAGGGGCGTCATCGACCAGCTGGATGATCTCGATATCCGTTTTGGTGCAGACGGCACATCCATCTATCTGAATGGTGAAGATGTATCAGCGGACATACGCAGCCAGGAAGTGACGAACAATGTAAGTGAAATTTCAAGCCTTGCTGAAGTGAGGCAATACCTCGTCTCCATGCAGCGGAAAATCGCCGAAGACAAAGGCGTGGTTATGGATGGCAGGGACATCGGCACCACGGTGCTGCCGGAGGCGGAACTCAAGGTCTACATGAAAGCGTCGCCTGAAATAAGGGCAAAGCGCAGGCTGAAGGAGGAGAAGGAGCGGGGTACCGACATCGATCTCGAAACGTTGACCGACCAGATCATCCGTCGCGACGACCTGGATATGAACAGGGAAATCTCCCCGCTTGTGAAAGCGCATGACGCTGTGCTGCTCGACACGAGCCACATGAGCATCCCCGAAGTCGAGGAAAAGATCATCAGAATGGCTGAAGACCTGTTGAGGGAGGATTAG
- the aroC gene encoding chorismate synthase gives MRFMTAGESHGPKLSAIVEGFPANLPIDKERMTSELIKRQGGYGRGRRMQIEKDTFQFGSGIRHGKTLGSPIMIEITNDDFKHWSKIMGSEPLTPEEEESMKRVITKPRPGHADLVGGMKYNMRDLRNILERSSARETASRVAVGALCKELLHALDIRMFSRVNQIGTVKDEGDYSIEERATRPDDSSVRMVSEEKTKEAEQLIDETKKKGDSIGGIVEVIVENPIPGLGSYVHYDRKLDSKIAASIVSINAFKGVEFGIGFMAGETPGSQVQDEILYSEDRGYYRRTNNLGGFEGGMTTGMPVVVKAVMKPIPTLYKPLFSVDINTKEPFKATIERSDACAVPAASVVCEHMVAIEMARAILEKFPHDDFNELEEAVSKYKTRVSEY, from the coding sequence ATGAGATTTATGACAGCGGGCGAATCACATGGACCGAAATTGTCGGCTATAGTGGAGGGGTTCCCGGCGAACCTTCCGATTGATAAGGAAAGGATGACTTCAGAGCTCATAAAGAGGCAGGGCGGCTACGGCAGGGGACGCCGCATGCAGATCGAAAAGGATACTTTCCAATTCGGCAGCGGCATCAGACACGGCAAGACGCTCGGCAGTCCGATCATGATCGAAATCACAAATGATGACTTCAAGCACTGGAGCAAGATCATGGGCAGTGAGCCGTTGACTCCGGAAGAAGAGGAGTCCATGAAGAGGGTCATCACAAAACCTCGTCCGGGCCACGCCGATCTCGTCGGCGGAATGAAGTACAATATGCGCGACCTCCGCAACATACTTGAGCGCTCATCAGCACGGGAGACTGCCTCAAGGGTAGCGGTTGGTGCATTGTGCAAGGAACTGCTGCATGCCCTCGATATACGCATGTTCAGCCGTGTCAATCAGATCGGCACCGTCAAGGACGAAGGAGACTACAGCATCGAGGAGCGTGCCACACGTCCGGATGACTCCTCCGTGCGGATGGTTTCCGAAGAAAAGACGAAGGAAGCCGAACAGCTCATAGACGAGACGAAGAAAAAGGGCGATTCCATCGGTGGTATAGTGGAAGTCATCGTTGAAAATCCAATCCCAGGACTCGGCAGCTACGTGCACTACGACCGCAAGCTCGATTCCAAGATCGCAGCCAGCATCGTCAGCATCAATGCCTTCAAAGGCGTGGAATTCGGCATCGGCTTCATGGCAGGTGAAACACCAGGTTCGCAGGTACAGGATGAAATCCTCTACAGCGAGGACCGGGGTTACTACAGACGCACCAACAATCTCGGCGGGTTCGAAGGCGGCATGACAACCGGCATGCCTGTTGTGGTCAAAGCTGTCATGAAACCCATCCCTACATTGTATAAGCCGCTCTTCAGCGTGGACATCAACACCAAGGAACCATTCAAGGCGACGATCGAGCGCAGTGATGCATGTGCAGTACCTGCAGCCTCCGTCGTATGTGAACATATGGTGGCCATCGAGATGGCTAGGGCCATCCTCGAAAAATTCCCCCATGATGATTTCAATGAGCTGGAAGAAGCAGTTTCCAAATACAAGACCCGAGTGAGTGAGTACTAG
- a CDS encoding demethylmenaquinone methyltransferase → MDKEKKVQNIFNSISTDYDLMNNIISFNQHNLWRNRTMKEMFVKDDHDILDVCCGTGDWTIQLAEEAPEAEVVGLDFSEKMLEVAAEKTSGHPNIELIQGNAMALPFDDGSFDYVTIGFGLRNLPDYGSAVEEFYRVLKPGGTLVILETSTPENQLISRGFDFYFGKIMPTLGGIIADSAKEYEWLYESTSAFLSKDALKLMMKKSGFINLKVIPHTLGTAATHIGYKPLGRVGRH, encoded by the coding sequence ATGGATAAAGAGAAAAAAGTTCAAAACATATTTAATTCTATTTCCACTGATTACGACCTGATGAACAATATCATCAGCTTCAACCAGCACAATCTATGGCGGAACAGGACTATGAAGGAAATGTTTGTCAAAGATGACCATGACATACTGGATGTATGCTGCGGCACTGGAGACTGGACGATACAGCTGGCCGAGGAAGCACCGGAAGCTGAAGTCGTCGGCCTCGACTTCAGTGAAAAAATGCTGGAAGTTGCAGCTGAAAAGACGTCGGGACATCCCAACATAGAACTGATCCAGGGAAATGCCATGGCCCTCCCATTCGACGATGGTTCTTTCGATTATGTGACGATCGGCTTCGGTCTCAGGAACCTCCCGGATTATGGCAGTGCAGTAGAGGAGTTCTATAGAGTATTGAAACCGGGCGGCACGCTCGTAATCCTGGAAACTTCCACCCCGGAAAATCAGCTGATCAGCAGAGGATTCGACTTCTATTTCGGCAAGATCATGCCGACCCTCGGAGGCATCATTGCAGACAGTGCCAAGGAATACGAATGGCTGTATGAATCGACAAGTGCATTCCTGTCCAAGGACGCGCTCAAACTCATGATGAAAAAGAGCGGATTCATCAATCTTAAGGTCATCCCCCATACTCTCGGCACCGCCGCCACCCATATCGGATACAAGCCGCTTGGACGGGTGGGTCGCCATTGA